The segment CGGTACAGAGGGCAATCAGGTACGTATCTCGACCAACTATGGCATCGGCATGACTCAGGAGAGTGAAGATGAGGAGCTACTCGTCATGGGTAAGGTCTTCGAGGGCGTACAGAAGTTCCTTCCACAGGGTACGACACAGCAGCAGTTTGTCGACAACTATGTCGTCAGCTCACAGCGTGTCAGCCCGAGTATGTCTAAGGATATCTCTCGTCAGGCTGTCATAGCGGTGGTTCTCTCCCTGATCTTCATGGGACTGTACATCTTACTCCGCTTCCGCAACTGGGCCTTCTCGCTAGGAGCCTTCGCCTCTGTGGCTACCACCACGCTACTCATCGTGGCTAGCTACATACTGCTCTGGCAGATCATGCCCTTCACGATGGAGCTGGATCAGAACTTCATCGCCGCGCTACTGGCGATCATTGGATACTCGATCAACGACGTGGTCGTCGTCTTCGACCGTGTTCGTGAGACGCTACACAACTATCCGAACCGCGATGAGAAGCTTGTGATGAATGAAGCACTCAATAGTACGCTAGCTCGTACCGTACAGACTTCCTTCTCGACCTTCCTAGTGGTCTTCATCATCTTTATCCTCGGTGGAGCCTCTATGCGTAGCTTTACCTTTGCGCTACTCATCGGTATCGTTTACGGTATCTTCTGTACGCTCTTTGTCGCGTCGCCTATTGCTTACCTAGTCCGCAACAAGCAGCAACAGAGAAAGCTCGCAGCAGCTAAGAAGTAAGCTCTCTCCCTCTACTCGCTCTAATCTGAGAGCGAGCGAGACCAATTGTCAGAGCCTATCCACGACGTCGTGGGTAGGCTCTGATTGTTTTCACGGTGTGAGCTACACTTATGGGTCCATGCGTCCCATCCATCTCTCTGCAGACAAGGTAAAGGACCTAACGGTAGATCTAATCTCTAACTTCTAATCCCTAACTTCTAACCTCTAACTTCTAACCTCTAACTTCTAACCTCTAACCTCTTTTTTCGTACCTTTGGGTGAAAGTTGGCTGATCTATATACGATACTTCTCACCCTTACTCTTAGCTCTATGACAACAAATAGCAAAGTCCCTAACGACTCCTCTCAATCATCGTCTACGACCCAGTGTTGTAATCAAATCTCTCCCGAAGACCTGACACATAGTCGTACGAAGCTTGGAGAGCCTGTATATAAAGTCTCCTTCTGGACCCCTCGCACCTCTCTGATCACGCTGATTCTCCTCTTGTTACTGATCATCGGTAAGCACTCCCTCCCCTACATGAGTGGCGTGCTGGGAGCCTTGACGATCTATGTCCTCCTACGAGGTCAGATGAAGTGGCTCGTCGAGCGCAAGCGATGGGGCCGCAACTGGGCGGCATCGCTCCTGACGGTAGAGGCTATCTTTTTCTTTTTGATACCACTACTGGGGATTGTTTTGATGCTGATCGACCTCTTCTCCGCTTTTGATCCTGAGTCACTCAATGTGCTGACGACACAAGCGCAGGATGTGGTCAAACAAGTGGAGGAGCGCTTTGGCATAGAGCTCTGGAGTAATGAAAACATACAGAAGCTGACGAGCTTCTCGACCTCTCTCGTAAAGGGGCTGCTGCAAGGGATGTCTTCATTCTTTCTAAACGCCTTTATCATCCTCTTCCTCCTCTACTTCATGCTACGAGGTTATGACCAGTTTGAAGCAGCGGTGGAGGAGCTCCTGCCCTTTACAGAGTGCAATAAGAAGACGGTCTCTAACGAGACCATTAGTATCGTCAAGAGCAACGCTATCGGCATCCCGCTCTTAGCTATTGTACAGGGAGTCTTTGCTTACATAGGCTACCTGATCTTTGGGGTAGACAATGCGTTGCTCTTTGCGGTGCTGACGACCTTTACGACGATCATCCCTGTGCTCGGCACGATGCTCGTGTGGATCCCGATAGCAGTCGTCATGGGGATCAATGGGGACTGGCTCAACGCTATCCTACTAGCTCTCTACGGCTTCATCGTCATCGGCGGCGTGGACAATGTGGCTCGCTTACTCCTACAGAAGCAGATGGCAAACATCCACCCGCTCATCACGATCTTCGGAGTCTTCATCGGTCTCTCGCTCTTCGGCTTCTGGGGAGTCATCTTCGGGCCGCTGATCCTCTCACTGATCGTACTCTTTATCAATCTCTATCGTCACGACTTCGTCCCTGGATCGAAGGCTAAGCCGACTGCCTCTACGGAGCTTCAGGAGACGAAGTCTCTCGAGCGTCTCTCCAAAATCGTTCAGAACAATGGTCTCTCAGCTTTGAGCAAATCAGAGCAGGAGCGCTATGAGGAGGCTCACTCAGACGATGATAACCCTAAGGCAGATGAGTGACAACTTTGTAGTATCAGCGCGTAAGTACCGCCCGCAGACTTTCGATGAGATGCTCGGGCAGGAGGCTATATGCCTCACGCTCAAGAGTGCTATCAAGCAAGGCAAGATAGCTCACGCTTACCTTTTCTGCGGTCCTCGTGGTGTGGGTAAGACCTCGGCAGCTCGTATCTTAGCTCGCACGATCAATTGCGAGCAGCTCACCCCGCAAGGGGAGGCGTGTGGCGTATGCCCCAACTGTCAGGCGGCTCTGCATCAGCGAGCGTTCAACATATACGAGCTAGATGCTGCTTCCAACAACTCGGTCGACGATATACGCCGTCTCAACGAAGATGTCTACATACGTCCACAGCAAGGCAAGTACAAGGTCTACATCATCGACGAGGTGCACATGCTCTCGTCGGGCGCATTCAATGCTTTTCTCAAAACGCTTGAGGAGCCACCAGGCTATGTGGTCTTTATCCTAGCTACAACTGAAAAGGACAAAGTCCTCCCTACCATCCTCTCACGCTGTCAGGTGTACGACTTCAAGCCGATACCGCCAGAGCAGATCGCTGAGCAGCTGCGCCGCGTGGCAGATGCGGAGGGGCTGCAGTACGATCCGCGCTCTTTCGACACGATAGCGCGGATCGCCGACGGAGGTATGCGCGATGCGCTCTCGCTCTTCGATCGCTTGGCCAGTACGGCACAGAATGGTGTCATCTCTTACGAGCAGACGTTGCAGACGCTCAACATACTAGACGACGAGTACTACTTTTACTTCACCACCTACCTATACAGTGGAGACTACAAGCGTACACTCTTACTCCTCGATGAGCTCCTCGGCAAAGGGGTCGCCATGCGACAGCTGATCATCGGACTAGCAGACTTTATGCGCAATCTACTGGTGGCACGAAGCCCAGAGACGGTGCAGCTCTTCCCCTATACAGGTGTTCATGCAGAGCGATTTATGACGCTAGCGCAGCAGATCCACCCGCTCTTTCTCTACAAGTCTATCTCCAAGCTGGTCGCCTGCGAGCGTAACTACCGCTCATCGCAAGCTAAGCGTCTCCTAGTCGAGCTGACACTGATGGGAATCTCGGAGATGTGTGGCGCCTTTAAGAATGCTACGGTCGCCCCTGCGACGGCAGCGCCAGCGCCAGCTCCATCGTCTAGTCAGTCCTCCTCGACAGCCCCGGCTGCTCCTACTGCCCCAGCGACTACAGCACCACAAGAGAGTAGCGTGCAGACGCCACAAGCCACCTATCAGGCTACACCTACACCCAGCGAAAAAAAAAAGAGTCCTCAGCTAGCGACTAGTCAACCGAAACAATACGCTCCAAAAGGCTCCTCCCTACGCATCTCGGCTCTCAAGCGTCAGGCGCAAGAGTCGCTCACGGCGCAAGAAGCCTCTGCTACCCAAGCAGACGAAGACTCAGATGCTACAGAGTCTGGACAGCGTAACGAGCCCGTCACGCCTGATGAGCTTCTCAAGTGGTGGTTCGCATTTGCCGATGAGGAGCTGACAGACGATGCCTACCTCTCACAGCTACTCCACACGGTGACACCAGAACTACAACCACCTCATGGACTCAAAGTCTCCTTGGTGAGCAACATACAGCTGGAGTCGTTCGAGCGGATCGAACGCTCTTTGCTGCGTTACCTCAAGGCTAAGCTACACAACGATCACCTCACACTAACGACAGAGGTCGCAGCCGTTGAACAGACGCAGCACGCCTCCACGGCACAAGAGCGTGCGGCTTACTATGCCGAGCACTACAAAGAGGTGGCTTACCTGACGAAGACGCTCGGTCTCCGCATCAAGTGATGGGCTAACTCCTATTTTGAGGTGCTGGGCAAACTTTAAACTGACGTATTCCAATCAACTGAGACTATAAAACAGAATATCCACGTGGAGATTTTCGATTTCCCACGTGGAGATTTTTTATTCTCCACGTAGGGAAGAAACGATTCCTCCGAAGTTTCATTTGATTCCTCCGAAGTTTCATTTCATATCCACGTGGAGATTTTTTATTCTCCACGTGGATATTTGAGAATTCCCACGTGGGGATCGACCTTCTACCCAGCGCCTCAAATTAAAAATTAGCCGGAAAAAGCATCAGATCCGTGAGCGCAGATGAGAGATGTCCAGTTTTTTCACTACCTTAGTAGACCGTATATGACTACTTACTTCAAATAAACAGAAGATTATCTCATGAATCGCGAGCAAATCATAGCACAAATACGAGCCAAGCGGAGCTACCTCTGCGTGGGTCTTGATCCAGATATACAGAAGTTGCCTCCGCACCTGCTGAAGGGGGATAATCCTATTCTGGACTTCAACAAAGCGATCATCGATGCCACAGCACAGTACGCTATAGCCTTTAAGCTCAACCTAGCTTTCTATGAAACGCTCGGAGCCTTCGGCATGCAGGTCTTTGGCGATACGGTGGAATACATACGTCAGAATTATCCTGAGCAGCTGATCATCGCCGATGCTAAGCGTGGTGACATAGGCAATACGAGCAAGATGTATGCGCGTGCCTTCTACGAGAACTTTAAGGTCGATGCGCTCACCGTGGCTCCCTACATGGGTAGCGACAGTGTGCTACCTTTCCTAGAGTATAGCGACAAGTGGGTGATCCTACTAGCCTTGACGAGCAATCAGGGGGCGCAGGACTTTCAGATGCTCCATACGGGCGAGGAGACTTGCCTCTTCGAGCAGGTACTCCGGACGGCTCTAAGCTGGGAGGGTGCGGACCATATTATGTTTGTCGTAGGAGCTACGCAGAGCAATCTGATGGAGCGTGTGCGGGCGGTGGCTCCTAATGCGTTCCTCCTCGTACCTGGTGTAGGTGCTCAGGGTGGTAGCCTGGAGGCGGTCGCAGAGCATGCGATGACGAGCGACTGCGGGCTAATCGTCAATAGTTCGCGTGGTATCATCTATGCCGGCAATGACGAGCGCTTTGCATCGGCTGCTGCGCAGGCTGCCTCTGACCTAGCACGCCAGATGGAGCAGACGCTCCTAGACAAGGGTATCATAGACTAATATATATAAGGTAGATGTACACAGTTGCAGACATTGCCAAGCTAATCGGTGGTACGCTAGAGGGCGACGGCACGGCTCAGCTACAAGGCTTCGCAGGCATTGAGCAGGCGAAGATGGGAGACTTGAGCTTCCTAGCCAATATGAAGTATGAGCCCTACCTCTACACGACACATGCCTCAGCCGTACTCGTCGATGAGCGATTTGCTCCGACACAGCCCTGCTCTACGACGTTGATCCGTGTAGCAAACCCTTACGAGACGCTCTCACAGCTGATGCGACTCTACGTCTCTCAGCAGGAACCTCACTGGACGGGCGTCCACCCGACGGCTATCATAGACCCTTCGGTAGAGATACCCAAGGAGTGCATCATCGGCCCGTACGTCTGTATCGAAGCGGATGTCAAGCTGGGCGAGCAGGTCGTCATCTCGGCACACTGCGTCATCGGTGCCAACTGCTCTATCGGTGACCACACGACACTACACCCACGGGTCACACTCTACTCGGATAGCATCATCGGGCATCATTGCCGCATTCATTCGGGCACAGTGATTGGCGCCGATGGCTTTGGCTTTGCTCCTACGGATCATGGCTATGACAAGATCCCGCAGATAGGACATGTGGAGATAGGAGACCATGTGGAGATAGGGGCTAATAGTTGCATCGATCGCGCTACGATGGGCGTGACGCGCATCGCTTCGGGTGTCAAGATCGACAACCTCGTACAGATAGCACACAACTGCACCGTCGATGAGCACACGGTCATCGCAGCCCAAGCAGGAC is part of the Porphyromonas asaccharolytica DSM 20707 genome and harbors:
- the pyrF gene encoding orotidine-5'-phosphate decarboxylase, giving the protein MNREQIIAQIRAKRSYLCVGLDPDIQKLPPHLLKGDNPILDFNKAIIDATAQYAIAFKLNLAFYETLGAFGMQVFGDTVEYIRQNYPEQLIIADAKRGDIGNTSKMYARAFYENFKVDALTVAPYMGSDSVLPFLEYSDKWVILLALTSNQGAQDFQMLHTGEETCLFEQVLRTALSWEGADHIMFVVGATQSNLMERVRAVAPNAFLLVPGVGAQGGSLEAVAEHAMTSDCGLIVNSSRGIIYAGNDERFASAAAQAASDLARQMEQTLLDKGIID
- the dnaX gene encoding DNA polymerase III subunit gamma/tau — translated: MRRLTQTMITLRQMSDNFVVSARKYRPQTFDEMLGQEAICLTLKSAIKQGKIAHAYLFCGPRGVGKTSAARILARTINCEQLTPQGEACGVCPNCQAALHQRAFNIYELDAASNNSVDDIRRLNEDVYIRPQQGKYKVYIIDEVHMLSSGAFNAFLKTLEEPPGYVVFILATTEKDKVLPTILSRCQVYDFKPIPPEQIAEQLRRVADAEGLQYDPRSFDTIARIADGGMRDALSLFDRLASTAQNGVISYEQTLQTLNILDDEYYFYFTTYLYSGDYKRTLLLLDELLGKGVAMRQLIIGLADFMRNLLVARSPETVQLFPYTGVHAERFMTLAQQIHPLFLYKSISKLVACERNYRSSQAKRLLVELTLMGISEMCGAFKNATVAPATAAPAPAPSSSQSSSTAPAAPTAPATTAPQESSVQTPQATYQATPTPSEKKKSPQLATSQPKQYAPKGSSLRISALKRQAQESLTAQEASATQADEDSDATESGQRNEPVTPDELLKWWFAFADEELTDDAYLSQLLHTVTPELQPPHGLKVSLVSNIQLESFERIERSLLRYLKAKLHNDHLTLTTEVAAVEQTQHASTAQERAAYYAEHYKEVAYLTKTLGLRIK
- the lpxD gene encoding UDP-3-O-(3-hydroxymyristoyl)glucosamine N-acyltransferase, encoding MYTVADIAKLIGGTLEGDGTAQLQGFAGIEQAKMGDLSFLANMKYEPYLYTTHASAVLVDERFAPTQPCSTTLIRVANPYETLSQLMRLYVSQQEPHWTGVHPTAIIDPSVEIPKECIIGPYVCIEADVKLGEQVVISAHCVIGANCSIGDHTTLHPRVTLYSDSIIGHHCRIHSGTVIGADGFGFAPTDHGYDKIPQIGHVEIGDHVEIGANSCIDRATMGVTRIASGVKIDNLVQIAHNCTVDEHTVIAAQAGLAGSAHIKEWCQLGGQVGIAGHLTVGDHSRLGGQTGVLGDLQPHSIVMGTPAMPVGKALRAFATLPKLPELMRRVDKLEEQASSGTK
- a CDS encoding AI-2E family transporter; the protein is MTTNSKVPNDSSQSSSTTQCCNQISPEDLTHSRTKLGEPVYKVSFWTPRTSLITLILLLLLIIGKHSLPYMSGVLGALTIYVLLRGQMKWLVERKRWGRNWAASLLTVEAIFFFLIPLLGIVLMLIDLFSAFDPESLNVLTTQAQDVVKQVEERFGIELWSNENIQKLTSFSTSLVKGLLQGMSSFFLNAFIILFLLYFMLRGYDQFEAAVEELLPFTECNKKTVSNETISIVKSNAIGIPLLAIVQGVFAYIGYLIFGVDNALLFAVLTTFTTIIPVLGTMLVWIPIAVVMGINGDWLNAILLALYGFIVIGGVDNVARLLLQKQMANIHPLITIFGVFIGLSLFGFWGVIFGPLILSLIVLFINLYRHDFVPGSKAKPTASTELQETKSLERLSKIVQNNGLSALSKSEQERYEEAHSDDDNPKADE